In Humulus lupulus chromosome 6, drHumLupu1.1, whole genome shotgun sequence, a single genomic region encodes these proteins:
- the LOC133784157 gene encoding NEP1-interacting protein-like 1 has product MLSHTTNMPSLSIYAMMKGWFLGVRAALRSEEDPFSKWGLAEIGGCAGFLSALVKRILFAGFACILALGGAIAGMIHGAIKGQTTETGFLKGAITGGLAGAVAAIQLLESAVDGEPFSKIAVLRTLVNGKVFMEFVSPAVLKAYQCQVSTLENHYIEFADIYATATMKGLSHISIQKLPSHKYGSTNYDTNLLHSHDEFCCSICLQELKGGDSVRRLPKCGHFFHLDCIDQWLMRQGSCPICRIYVCNDRNEL; this is encoded by the exons ATGCTTTCTCACACTACCAATATGCCAAGTTTGAGTATTTATGCCATGATGAAGGGGTGGTTTCTTGGTGTAAGAGCAGCATTAAGGTCTGAGGAGGACCCTTTTTCAAAGTGGGGTTTGGCTGAAATTGGTGGTTGTGCTGGATTTCTGTCTGCACTCGTGAAGAGAATTTTGTTTGCTGGTTTTGCCTGCATTCTTGCATTAG GAGGAGCTATAGCGGGAATGATTCATGGCGCCATAAAAGGCCAAACTACAGAAACTGGATTTCTTAAAGGAGCTATTACAGGAGGGCTAGCTGGGGCAGTTGCAGCGATTCAATTGCTGGAATCAGCTGTGGATGGTGAACCATTTTCCAAG ATTGCCGTATTGCGTACTTTAGTAAATGGAAAAGTATTTATGGAATTTGTAAGTCCTGCAGTGCTTAAAGCCTACCAGTGTCAA GTTAGTACACTGGAAAATCATTATATAGAATTTGCAGACATATATGCCACTGCAACAATGAAAGGATTGTCCCATATCTCCATTCAAAAGCTTCCTTCACATAAATATGGCTCTACCAATTATGATACCAACCTGCTTCATTCACATGATGAGTTTTGTTGCTCAATTTGCTTACAG GAACTGAAGGGAGGAGACTCAGTAAGAAGACTTCCCAAGTGTGGACATTTCTTTCACTTAGACTGTATAGACCAATGGCTGATGAGGCAAGGCTCTTGCCCCATCTGTAGAATATATGTTTGTAATGACAGAAATGAATTGTAA